In Xylanibacter ruminicola 23, a single genomic region encodes these proteins:
- a CDS encoding DedA family protein, with the protein MNFITNILNTLGWYPTIFFLMLLESTVVPVPSEFVVTPAAYHAASGSLNVFLVILFATLGADIGASINYFVALYVGRPVIYKFANSKWGKMCLLNQEKVEKSEKYFDDHGIAATLTGRFVPVIRHLISIPAGLARMHYGKFLLFTTIGAGGWHSVLALLGWYLHAIVPEDQLNDKISEYAEYIKFAILGLIVVAVVYFVIKRKLNHKQEKSA; encoded by the coding sequence ATGAATTTTATTACAAACATTCTCAACACGCTCGGTTGGTATCCAACCATTTTCTTTCTGATGTTATTAGAAAGCACAGTAGTGCCGGTACCGTCAGAGTTTGTAGTAACGCCTGCGGCTTACCATGCAGCCAGCGGCTCATTAAATGTATTCTTAGTCATCCTATTTGCCACACTGGGTGCCGACATAGGTGCCAGCATTAACTACTTTGTAGCCTTGTACGTTGGTCGTCCTGTCATCTACAAGTTTGCCAACAGCAAATGGGGTAAGATGTGCCTGCTTAACCAGGAGAAAGTTGAAAAAAGCGAGAAATACTTTGACGACCATGGCATTGCAGCGACACTTACCGGTCGTTTTGTTCCCGTCATCCGCCACCTGATTTCCATCCCTGCCGGCTTGGCACGTATGCATTACGGCAAATTCCTGCTGTTTACTACCATTGGTGCAGGAGGCTGGCATAGTGTACTGGCTCTTCTTGGCTGGTATCTGCATGCCATTGTACCCGAGGATCAGTTGAACGACAAAATTAGCGAATACGCCGAATATATCAAGTTCGCCATTCTGGGTCTGATTGTAGTAGCTGTCGTTTATTTCGTCATCAAACGAAAACTTAATCATAAACAAGAAAAGTCAGCGTAA
- a CDS encoding mannose-1-phosphate guanylyltransferase: MARTNNHLVIMAGGVGSRFWPMSTTENPKQFIDVLGVGKTLLQLTVERFGNLVKPENIWVVTNQSYQEIVKKQLPDMPAGNILCEPCRRNTAPCIAYVSWRIKSKDPKANIIVTPSDHIVTDKAEFQRVIKECMQFTSETDAIVTLGMKPNRPETGYGYIQADLSTSSLRNKEIFRVDSFREKPNLETAQEYIKKNYYFWNAGIFIWNVNTIVNAFRIYQPSMAKIFESLLPIYGTDKEQEEINRLFPECENISVDYAIMEKAEEIFVCPSDFGWSDLGTWGSLHEQSKKDLYGNVSIGPDVNLIESHNCIVHTMQEKKVVIQGLDGYIVAENNDTLLICKLSEEQRIKQFSGNN, translated from the coding sequence ATGGCAAGAACAAACAACCATTTGGTCATCATGGCAGGCGGCGTTGGTAGCCGTTTTTGGCCCATGAGTACTACCGAGAACCCTAAGCAGTTCATCGACGTTCTCGGCGTTGGCAAAACATTACTACAGTTAACGGTAGAAAGATTCGGCAATCTGGTTAAGCCCGAGAACATCTGGGTAGTAACCAACCAGAGTTATCAGGAAATTGTAAAGAAACAGTTGCCTGATATGCCAGCAGGAAACATTCTATGCGAACCTTGTCGCAGAAACACAGCACCATGTATTGCTTACGTTAGTTGGCGCATCAAGTCGAAAGACCCAAAGGCTAACATCATTGTAACACCAAGCGATCACATTGTGACAGATAAGGCTGAATTTCAGCGTGTCATCAAGGAGTGCATGCAGTTTACCAGCGAGACCGACGCTATCGTTACCCTAGGCATGAAGCCCAACCGCCCAGAAACAGGCTATGGCTACATCCAGGCCGACCTGAGTACCAGCTCGCTCCGAAACAAAGAGATTTTCAGAGTCGACTCTTTCCGCGAGAAGCCCAATCTCGAAACGGCTCAGGAATATATCAAGAAGAACTATTATTTCTGGAATGCAGGTATCTTCATCTGGAATGTAAATACCATTGTAAATGCTTTCCGCATCTACCAGCCCTCAATGGCCAAGATATTCGAGTCGCTGTTACCTATTTATGGTACCGACAAGGAACAGGAAGAAATCAACCGTCTGTTCCCCGAATGCGAGAATATTTCTGTCGACTACGCCATCATGGAAAAGGCCGAAGAGATTTTCGTTTGCCCATCCGACTTCGGTTGGAGCGATCTGGGCACCTGGGGCTCACTCCATGAGCAAAGCAAGAAAGACCTCTATGGCAATGTCAGCATCGGTCCCGATGTAAACCTGATAGAGAGTCACAACTGCATTGTTCACACCATGCAAGAAAAGAAAGTAGTTATTCAGGGCCTCGATGGTTATATCGTAGCCGAAAACAACGACACACTGCTCATCTGCAAACTGTCGGAGGAACAGCGTATCAAACAATTCTCAGGAAATAATTAA
- a CDS encoding tetratricopeptide repeat protein, with the protein MEKVISEEVPEDLDYFESEDFKEILRQYEESVKSGERIYMDADDLTDIADYYHYNNRLAEAEDAISLAIEYNPEAVGPMLYRAREALEKKDFKTAEQYADKVEPLDSIEGIYLRAEILITKGELDSADELLSGYIKDLPEDEYADFVKGVVGLYLDYDQFAKAFEWIARTTNNDSVGFKELMARTLFGLGKYKDSERLFNELLDKDPYSANYWNALAGVQYMKEDYSGALTSSEYAIAIDPNDANGLLSKANTLYAMGNHDEALKFFQKYSEKVPDDEFGYLHQAICLINKGLFKDGLEKLKKAVSVSAIDSIHLPEIYQEMAFTYNTLGQMEKALWCIDMTEKLDCDHFHMGVIKGHILLANQKETEAEAAFAKVLQDSGNNPKVRLRIIISYHDNKFLHFAYNAYLDFFKTVGEDYKEGYAYLALCCNELMKNDEFLYYLKKACDCNPEEARAILGEFFPAHMDPKDYYQYALEHTDD; encoded by the coding sequence TTGGAAAAAGTAATTTCAGAAGAAGTGCCAGAAGATTTAGATTATTTCGAAAGCGAGGATTTTAAGGAAATCCTACGGCAATACGAGGAGTCAGTCAAGTCGGGCGAACGCATCTATATGGATGCCGACGACTTGACTGACATTGCCGATTATTACCACTACAACAACCGACTAGCCGAGGCCGAGGATGCCATTTCCTTAGCTATAGAATACAATCCTGAAGCCGTTGGTCCGATGCTATACAGAGCCCGCGAAGCTTTGGAGAAGAAGGACTTCAAGACAGCCGAGCAATATGCCGATAAAGTAGAACCTTTAGATAGTATTGAGGGTATCTACCTACGTGCCGAGATACTTATCACGAAAGGAGAGTTGGACAGTGCCGACGAATTGCTGTCAGGATACATCAAAGACTTACCTGAGGATGAATATGCCGACTTTGTGAAAGGCGTTGTAGGTCTGTATCTTGATTACGACCAGTTTGCTAAGGCCTTCGAATGGATAGCCCGCACTACCAACAACGATTCGGTAGGATTCAAGGAACTGATGGCTCGCACGCTGTTCGGATTGGGCAAATACAAAGACAGCGAGCGACTCTTCAACGAGTTACTCGACAAAGACCCCTACTCTGCCAATTATTGGAATGCATTGGCAGGCGTACAGTATATGAAAGAAGACTATTCGGGCGCTCTTACCAGTAGCGAATATGCCATTGCCATCGATCCCAACGACGCCAACGGTCTGCTCTCGAAAGCCAATACCCTGTACGCAATGGGTAACCACGACGAAGCTCTCAAATTCTTCCAGAAATATTCCGAGAAGGTACCCGACGATGAGTTCGGTTATTTGCATCAGGCCATTTGTCTGATCAACAAAGGCTTGTTTAAGGACGGACTTGAAAAGCTGAAAAAAGCAGTCAGCGTTTCCGCCATCGACTCTATTCACCTACCAGAGATTTATCAGGAGATGGCCTTTACCTATAACACCTTAGGACAGATGGAAAAAGCCCTATGGTGCATAGACATGACCGAAAAATTGGATTGCGACCATTTCCACATGGGTGTTATCAAGGGGCATATTCTCTTAGCCAACCAGAAAGAGACAGAGGCAGAAGCTGCATTCGCAAAGGTATTACAAGATTCGGGTAACAATCCCAAAGTAAGACTCAGAATCATCATCTCTTATCACGACAACAAGTTTTTACATTTTGCCTACAATGCCTATTTGGATTTCTTCAAGACTGTTGGCGAGGACTATAAGGAAGGCTATGCCTATCTGGCCTTATGTTGCAACGAGCTGATGAAGAATGATGAATTCTTATACTACCTGAAGAAGGCCTGTGATTGCAATCCGGAGGAAGCCAGAGCCATTTTAGGCGAATTTTTTCCTGCTCATATGGATCCAAAAGATTATTACCAGTACGCATTAGAACATACAGACGATTAA
- the gmd gene encoding GDP-mannose 4,6-dehydratase, with protein MEKKVALITGITGQDGSYLAEFLIEKGYEVHGLMRRSSSFNTARIEHLYLDEWVRDMKKARLVNLHWADMTDSSSLIRVISKIRPTEIYNLAAQSHVKVSFDVPEYTADTDANGVLRLLEAVRIAGLADTCRIYQASTSELYGKVQEVPQSETTPFYPRSPYAVAKLYGFWIMKNYRESYNMFCCNGILFNHESERRGETFVTRKITLAAARIAQGYQDKLYLGNLNSLRDWGYAKDYIECMWLILQQPEPDDFVIATGEYHTVREFATLAFKEVGIELEWRGDGVDEKGYDKATGKALVEVDPKYFRPAEVDQLLGNPAKAKAKLGWNPQKTSFEDLVKIMVQHDMKFVKKLFLKAHMDDAQ; from the coding sequence ATGGAAAAAAAAGTTGCTCTAATCACCGGTATTACCGGTCAGGACGGCTCATATCTGGCCGAGTTCCTTATTGAAAAAGGTTATGAGGTTCACGGTCTCATGCGTCGTTCATCTTCATTCAACACCGCCCGTATCGAACATCTTTATCTCGACGAGTGGGTTCGTGATATGAAAAAGGCCCGCCTTGTTAATCTCCACTGGGCAGATATGACCGATTCATCATCTCTGATCCGTGTCATCTCAAAGATTCGCCCAACCGAGATCTATAACCTCGCAGCCCAGAGTCATGTGAAGGTATCTTTTGACGTTCCCGAATACACAGCCGATACCGATGCTAACGGTGTGCTCCGCTTGCTGGAAGCCGTACGCATTGCAGGTTTGGCTGATACCTGCCGCATTTACCAAGCCTCTACATCAGAGCTCTACGGTAAGGTACAGGAAGTTCCACAGAGCGAGACTACCCCATTCTATCCCCGCTCTCCATATGCCGTAGCTAAGCTATATGGTTTCTGGATTATGAAGAACTATCGCGAATCATATAATATGTTCTGCTGCAATGGTATCCTCTTTAACCATGAGAGTGAGCGCCGTGGTGAGACTTTCGTTACCCGTAAGATCACATTGGCAGCCGCTCGTATCGCTCAGGGTTATCAGGACAAGCTTTATCTGGGTAACCTTAACTCACTGCGCGACTGGGGATATGCCAAGGATTACATCGAGTGCATGTGGCTCATCCTGCAGCAACCCGAGCCAGACGATTTCGTAATTGCCACTGGCGAATATCATACCGTTCGTGAGTTTGCTACCCTCGCCTTCAAGGAGGTTGGCATCGAGCTCGAATGGCGTGGCGACGGTGTCGATGAGAAGGGTTACGACAAGGCAACTGGCAAAGCACTGGTTGAGGTCGATCCTAAGTACTTCCGTCCTGCCGAGGTTGATCAGTTGTTAGGTAATCCTGCCAAGGCTAAGGCCAAGTTAGGCTGGAACCCACAGAAGACCTCGTTCGAGGATCTGGTAAAGATTATGGTTCAGCACGATATGAAGTTCGTTAAGAAACTCTTCTTAAAAGCTCACATGGACGATGCTCAGTAA